A region of the Paraburkholderia flava genome:
AACGTCGACCGGTTGCATCGGTCCACGTGGTCGCACCGACGAGTCGATGGACGTTCGCCGATGCGCAGCAGCGTCTCGCACCCGCAGTGATCGACTGCGCGCGCGGCATCAGCAAATCGATTCGCACGTTGTCGTAGGAGCATCGATTGGTTAGCACAAACGACGAACATTCGACCCGTGCCGGATGGGCGGGGAAATGAACAGAAAGGTCTGCAACTTAACTAATTCATGCGACACGGATATACTTTGCCGCGAAGCGCGAGTCGCTTGCCCATTAGTTGGACAGCGGGCGAGCGCCGCATCGAATTGACGCAGTACTGTCTCTCAGGTTCTGGTAGCCCTCGGAATAACCAGAACCCTTAAGCCGGCCCCAGGCCGGCTTTTTTTTGTCCGCGTGTTTAGTTGGGTTTGTGTGCGTGTTTAGTTGTGACTCGCGTGACGATGACGTCAAGCGAGTTCTGAACAAGTGTCAAGCAAACGCTTCGAGCGTCGCGTGTTCGCACAGCGTCGCGAGGTCGATCAGCAGCAACGTACCGATGCCGGGCACCTCGACGACTTCTTTCATGCTGCCGCGCAGACCTGCCACGGCCTGTCCGGTGAGCATCGACGGCACCGGAATCCGGTCGCCGCCGTCGATCGTCACGATGTTGTCGACCGCATCGACGACGAGCCCGACCTTGCCGTCGCGATGCTCGATGATCAGCAGCCGCGCCGCATCGAGGTCCGCGTACGGCGGCATGCCGAGCATCGCGCGGACGTCGATCACGGTGACGAGTTCTCGGCGCAGGTTCGCGACGCCGCGCACGAACGGCGGCGCACCGGGCGTCTTCACGACGTCGGCGGGATAGCCGATCACTTCGCGCAGCTGGCCGATCCGCACGCCGAGCAGATGGCCGAGCCGGAACGTCACGTAGGTTTCGCGCGGGCCGCGACGGCGTCCGTGGCGGCCGGTTCCATTTTCGGCATCGGTTCGCGCGCGGTCCGCTGCGCGGTACAGCTCGCGATGACCGGTCACCAGCGCGTCGATCTGCGGGTCGGCAAGCAGCGCGTCCGCGTTCAGCAGCAGGATGCTGTCGAGTCCTGCGCGATCGAGACAACCCGCGAACAGCGCGACGTCGCGTCGCGCATACGCGGGCATCGGCAGCAGTTCGTCGTCGCGATAGCCGACGATGCTCCGCACTTCGTCCACGAGCAGACCCACGTGCGCGTCGCGCTGCGCGAGGATCACGATGCGGCGCAGGTCGCCTGGTGTGCCGGGTTCGCAGATGGCTGTGCGTCCCGGCGGCGGCGCGTCGACCAACCCGACGAAGCGTGCGAAGTCGAGCACCGGCACCGTGCTGCCGCGCAGATTCAGCATGCCGACGCAGACCGCGTCCGCGAGCGGCGACGGATGCAGCGCGGGCACGCGGATGATCTCTTGAATGGCCGCCATCGGCAGCGCGAGGTGCGCACCCGCGACGACG
Encoded here:
- a CDS encoding chemotaxis protein CheW, which produces MENRPAAVELYGSFQLDTTELALPVAALQEVVNYPATVTRMPLSPAHLLGLFNLRGTLIPIVDLRPLLGLAGCSVDAGRKVAIVELGDMRIGLLFDATGEILRVPAEQKIDLATTEPGRAVICGALKLNGGERILQILSAAALLGLPDVPQPQSSREGARDGRLAQQTQHAQRRQTVSFVVAGAHLALPMAAIQEIIRVPALHPSPLADAVCVGMLNLRGSTVPVLDFARFVGLVDAPPPGRTAICEPGTPGDLRRIVILAQRDAHVGLLVDEVRSIVGYRDDELLPMPAYARRDVALFAGCLDRAGLDSILLLNADALLADPQIDALVTGHRELYRAADRARTDAENGTGRHGRRRGPRETYVTFRLGHLLGVRIGQLREVIGYPADVVKTPGAPPFVRGVANLRRELVTVIDVRAMLGMPPYADLDAARLLIIEHRDGKVGLVVDAVDNIVTIDGGDRIPVPSMLTGQAVAGLRGSMKEVVEVPGIGTLLLIDLATLCEHATLEAFA